CAGGCCCTGCGCACGCTCGGACTCATCCCCCGTCTGTACCGGTGGGCCATGGCGAGCGCGCAGGCCAACAACCTCGGCCGGGGGCTGAGCCTGCGCCAGTTCGGAGTGCTCTACGCGCTCCGGGACGGTCCCCTGTCCCCCGGACAGCTCGCGCGTCGGCAGCGCGTCACCCCCGCCGTCATCACCGGGCTGTTGGATCGCCTGGAGCAGCGCGGCTACGTGCGCCGCGAGGCGGACCCCGAGGACCGGCGGCGGTTGCGCCTCGTGTTGACGGAGAGCGGCCGCGAGGTGGGACAAGCACTCCGCCAGGCGATGGCCGGGGACATGGCCGCCAAGTTCTCGAGCGCCTCCCCGGCGGAGCTGAAGGAGCTGGACGGGGCCCTGGA
The sequence above is drawn from the Archangium gephyra genome and encodes:
- a CDS encoding MarR family winged helix-turn-helix transcriptional regulator; its protein translation is MTRNKPPLDQALRTLGLIPRLYRWAMASAQANNLGRGLSLRQFGVLYALRDGPLSPGQLARRQRVTPAVITGLLDRLEQRGYVRREADPEDRRRLRLVLTESGREVGQALRQAMAGDMAAKFSSASPAELKELDGALDLLERALAALEARTPPDTEPGEDAETPPRPPRRGSAKRR